The following coding sequences are from one Mycobacterium bourgelatii window:
- a CDS encoding FadR/GntR family transcriptional regulator: MPLATTRRAGLVEQIIDQLRQSVASGEWPVGTRIPNEPSLSETLGVGRNTVREAVRALAHAGILEVRQGDGTYVRATSEMSGALRRLCGSELREVLQVRRCLEVEGARLAAAARTDEDVAALRQLLRRRDELECGEDHAAFAAADAALHFAVVQASGNGVLTELYRGLTEVVTASVAATSATHEPREIRHGGLIDAIAERDVERAGREAGGFLDDLIEELP, translated from the coding sequence GTGCCCCTAGCAACAACTCGTCGCGCCGGCCTGGTCGAGCAGATCATCGATCAACTGCGGCAGTCCGTGGCGTCCGGTGAATGGCCTGTTGGCACCCGTATACCCAATGAACCAAGCCTCAGCGAGACGTTGGGTGTGGGCCGCAACACAGTGCGGGAGGCCGTGCGCGCCCTGGCGCACGCTGGGATTCTCGAAGTCCGACAGGGAGATGGCACCTACGTCCGCGCCACCAGTGAAATGTCCGGGGCGTTGCGTCGCCTGTGCGGGTCCGAGCTGCGCGAGGTGCTGCAGGTGCGCCGATGTCTGGAGGTCGAGGGAGCACGATTGGCCGCAGCCGCACGTACGGATGAAGACGTCGCTGCGCTACGACAATTGCTCCGGCGCCGAGATGAATTGGAATGCGGTGAGGATCACGCCGCGTTTGCAGCAGCGGACGCCGCGTTGCACTTCGCCGTGGTCCAGGCGTCAGGGAACGGCGTTCTGACAGAGCTCTATCGCGGACTCACCGAGGTCGTCACGGCCAGCGTCGCAGCCACAAGCGCGACGCATGAACCCCGCGAGATCCGGCATGGCGGATTGATCGACGCGATCGCCGAGCGGGATGTCGAAAGAGCCGGACGAGAGGCCGGCGGCTTCCTCGACGATCTCATCGAGGAATTACCGTGA